In one window of Pyramidobacter porci DNA:
- a CDS encoding cysteine-rich small domain-containing protein produces MSRKDVMNKKPEECKYSFFSHKDCEFFPCHRGVAPEDFNCLFCYCPLYCLGRECGGNFRYLENGVKDCSNCLIPHRRDSYGYIAARFTKIVRAMQERERAAAKDEE; encoded by the coding sequence GTGAGCAGAAAAGACGTCATGAACAAAAAGCCGGAGGAATGCAAATATTCGTTCTTCAGCCACAAGGACTGCGAGTTCTTCCCGTGTCACAGGGGAGTCGCGCCGGAGGACTTCAACTGCCTGTTCTGTTATTGTCCGCTGTACTGCCTCGGGCGCGAGTGCGGCGGCAACTTCCGTTACCTCGAAAACGGCGTCAAGGACTGCTCGAACTGCCTGATCCCGCACCGGCGCGACAGCTACGGCTACATCGCCGCGCGCTTCACGAAGATCGTCAGGGCCATGCAGGAGCGCGAGCGGGCCGCCGCGAAGGACGAAG